Proteins encoded by one window of Salvia splendens isolate huo1 chromosome 14, SspV2, whole genome shotgun sequence:
- the LOC121763395 gene encoding LRR receptor-like serine/threonine-protein kinase RPK2 — protein MPSSLSNCTGLQVLSLAGNQLNGSIPGFVGGFMDLSGLHLSFNLLSGSIPVEIGDNCGKMEHLELSGNYLTGGIPREIAKCSGLKTLLLYSNLLEEVLPSELGQLSQLQVMDVSRNNFGGPIPPQISNCTSLSILVLANSWNPLPNVSILGGSYSMEKLALPVD, from the coding sequence ATGCCGAGCTCTTTGTCAAATTGTACGGGCCTTCAAGTTCTGAGTTTAGCTGGGAATCAGTTGAATGGATCAATTCCGGGGTTTGTGGGCGGGTTTATGGATTTAAGCGGGCTTCACTTGTCGTTTAATCTGCTTAGTGGATCTATTCCAGTTGAGATTGGTGATAATTGTGGGAAGATGGAGCATTTGGAGCTCTCCGGGAATTACTTGACTGGTGGTATTCCAAGAGAAATTGCTAAATGCAGTGGGCTAAAGACCCTTCTCTTGTACTCTAATCTGTTGGAGGAGGTTCTTCCTAGTGAGCTTGGTCAGTTGAGTCAGCTTCAAGTGATGGATGTTTCGAGGAACAATTTTGGGGGCCCGATTCCACCTCAGATTAGTAACTGTACAAGTCTTTCAATCCTTGTATTGGCAAACTCATGGAATCCTCTTCCAAATGTTTCGATTTTAGGTGGTAGTTATTCGATGGAGAAGCTGGCATTGCCTGTTGATTAG